In Desulfovibrio sp. UCD-KL4C, a single genomic region encodes these proteins:
- a CDS encoding HIT domain-containing protein, which yields MDVLWAPWRMDYILGPKPDECVFCIPENTDEDKERFILFRAKHCFVLLNKFPYNNGHIMVTPYKHVSKLTDLTEEENSEIMKYITRSCAVLEKAFKPHGINVGLNIGEAAGAGIAAHLHFQLVPRWNGDASFMAVFGETTVIPQHLSSTYSRLKPLFDSYVES from the coding sequence ATGGATGTTTTATGGGCCCCTTGGCGAATGGATTACATATTAGGGCCTAAGCCCGATGAATGTGTGTTCTGTATTCCTGAAAATACAGATGAAGACAAAGAAAGATTTATACTTTTCAGAGCTAAACATTGCTTTGTTCTGCTTAATAAGTTTCCTTACAATAATGGTCACATTATGGTCACACCATATAAACATGTAAGTAAACTTACTGATCTTACTGAAGAAGAAAATTCAGAGATCATGAAGTACATAACAAGAAGCTGTGCTGTTTTGGAGAAGGCATTTAAACCACATGGAATAAATGTAGGACTTAATATCGGGGAAGCAGCTGGAGCTGGTATTGCAGCCCATCTCCATTTTCAATTAGTTCCACGGTGGAACGGAGATGCTTCATTTATGGCGGTGTTCGGAGAAACTACGGTAATCCCGCAACACTTGTCTTCAACTTATAGTAGACTCAAGCCGTTATTCGACAGTTATGTCGAGTCGTAA
- a CDS encoding lipopolysaccharide assembly LapA domain-containing protein — protein sequence MRYLKVLALVILFFVSMVFFIQNTAELSKEITLSMELFNFTFTSQPIHYYLLILISFCIGAFLCLVYFMADKLRLSGQLRTCRTRMSNLEQEVNSLRNLPLEEQNYPSADENSDNN from the coding sequence ATGCGTTACTTGAAGGTATTGGCTCTGGTTATCTTATTTTTCGTTTCTATGGTGTTCTTTATTCAGAATACCGCTGAACTTTCCAAAGAAATCACTCTTTCAATGGAACTGTTTAATTTTACATTTACAAGTCAGCCTATTCATTATTATCTTTTGATTTTAATTTCATTTTGTATTGGTGCATTTCTTTGTTTGGTATATTTTATGGCTGACAAGCTTCGCCTTTCCGGACAGTTACGCACCTGCCGTACTAGAATGTCTAATCTCGAGCAGGAAGTTAATTCACTTCGCAATTTGCCACTTGAAGAACAGAATTATCCCTCCGCAGATGAAAATTCTGACAATAACTAA
- a CDS encoding tetratricopeptide repeat protein, translating into MSLLSLFKKKKTTASENRAPSHSSVLTKTKTGLADTRAAIDELSKAVKDTPEAVEIYLALGNLYRSQGEIERAAQIRNSLIVRPGLAPSTKARALYELGRDFSRGGFLDRAVSAFEKAQEIEGESPEILTELAIIAAGSREFEKAAFYYSKLNQPLQEAHYLARCAEAEFSYNDENIALNTLNKALRIYPSSTESWLLILARLKKKGSLDKFRKKFREALQSIPRHLRFVLVEGLLSESTIFGDTPTSISISDSVKNYSFYELMGQEIEASDPDVSMHYYGAKLLQLCKKSEEASLWLEKTLILNQNFWLARLELFNLAQDQQKLTPSFKNQLDFFVNIAHNIKRFACSSCGFKRDQIFFVCPRCRSWHSITFRKELNQ; encoded by the coding sequence GTGTCTTTACTTAGCTTATTCAAAAAGAAAAAAACGACGGCGTCCGAAAATCGGGCGCCGTCTCATTCGTCTGTTTTAACTAAAACGAAAACAGGCCTTGCTGATACTCGTGCAGCTATTGATGAACTAAGTAAAGCTGTAAAGGATACTCCAGAAGCCGTTGAAATTTATCTTGCACTCGGCAACCTTTACAGATCTCAAGGCGAGATTGAAAGAGCTGCGCAAATCCGAAACAGTCTGATAGTACGCCCGGGACTCGCCCCTTCAACCAAAGCACGTGCTCTTTATGAACTTGGAAGAGATTTCAGTCGTGGCGGTTTTTTAGACCGTGCGGTTAGCGCCTTTGAGAAGGCTCAGGAAATCGAAGGAGAATCTCCTGAAATTTTAACAGAACTGGCAATCATTGCTGCTGGAAGCAGAGAATTTGAAAAAGCTGCTTTTTACTATTCTAAACTCAACCAACCACTTCAGGAAGCTCATTATTTAGCTAGGTGCGCAGAGGCTGAGTTTAGCTACAACGATGAAAATATTGCACTTAACACTCTTAACAAAGCACTGCGAATTTATCCAAGCTCAACGGAGTCATGGTTATTAATCCTAGCAAGACTAAAAAAAAAAGGTTCACTTGATAAATTCAGAAAAAAATTTCGTGAAGCACTTCAAAGCATTCCCAGACACCTACGCTTTGTTCTTGTTGAAGGACTTCTGAGTGAATCAACAATTTTCGGAGATACTCCAACTAGTATTTCAATCTCAGACTCTGTTAAAAATTATTCTTTTTATGAATTGATGGGGCAAGAAATCGAAGCGTCCGACCCTGATGTCAGCATGCATTATTATGGAGCTAAACTTCTCCAGCTTTGCAAAAAAAGCGAAGAAGCCAGTCTTTGGCTTGAAAAAACGCTAATTCTTAATCAAAATTTCTGGTTAGCCAGACTTGAACTTTTTAATCTTGCTCAAGATCAACAAAAGTTAACTCCATCGTTTAAAAATCAGCTGGATTTTTTTGTTAACATTGCCCACAACATTAAGCGATTCGCCTGTTCAAGTTGCGGTTTCAAGCGTGATCAAATTTTCTTTGTCTGTCCCAGGTGCCGCAGTTGGCATTCAATAACGTTTCGCAAAGAATTGAACCAATAA
- the mutS gene encoding DNA mismatch repair protein MutS → MFEQYLQIKEDHPDSLLFYRMGDFYELFFEDAEIAARELQISLTCRNPNSEIKTPMCGVPHHAVETYLSRLLEKGYKIALCDQIEDPKQAKGLVKRAVTRIFTPGTVVEDSTLSAKANNFLAALIWDEAKSAGGLGWIDFSTGQWSGVLSKNEANLWQWAIKVDPKELILQQGKVVPTQYGEISARITPAPSAGFFNLKTARDNILEVQNVADLGALDLEDKPQLTQACGALIAYLRQTQMQELSHLGEFRPLSLSKYMILDEVTERNLELFRRLDGKTGKGTLLNVLDKTMTPMGGRLLSTRLKQPWRDLAPIEHNQKAVTFFYENDSIRTTIRRLLDTIYDLERLSTRVVLGRATPKDFINLRESLKNLPPMQYELQTAITAVEEANTIAVAQVIRTIVAKWDPMADVTDLLEKAMVDSPPPVITEGGLFKLGYNAELDEFIELTEHGEAKLAELLEHEKVSCDLPKLKIGYNKVFGYYFEISKAFKGQVPDYFERRQTLVNCERYISPQLKELEEKLISASEQRKKLEYNLFQAIRDEVAKNRSRFMFMADAIAAIDFWQGLAEAARINRWVCPEVHAGMEVIITEGRHPVVEAVQGSANYIPNSLTIDEKRRILLITGPNMAGKSTVLRQIALMGIMAQMGSYIPASTGRIGLMDRVFSRVGASDNLAQGQSTFMVEMMETARILRQASKRSLVILDEIGRGTSTFDGLALAWAVVEELSKRARGGIRTLFATHYHELTSLEGVIDGLRNFNIAVREWKGDILFLRRLVPGPADKSYGIEVAKLAGVPKPVVSRAREILANLEEKSHDNNLHSGTQATIVQSILPGLLASGTNDKNDTPPEDHEVIKELRHLDINGLSPIEAITLLNQWKKSLGDN, encoded by the coding sequence ATGTTCGAGCAGTACCTCCAGATTAAGGAGGATCATCCCGACTCACTCCTTTTTTATAGGATGGGCGACTTTTACGAACTTTTTTTTGAAGATGCTGAAATAGCTGCGCGTGAGCTACAAATTTCGCTTACATGTAGAAATCCTAATTCAGAAATAAAAACTCCAATGTGTGGTGTCCCACATCACGCTGTCGAAACGTATCTCTCACGTCTTCTTGAAAAAGGGTATAAAATTGCGCTTTGCGATCAAATTGAAGATCCTAAACAGGCAAAAGGATTGGTTAAAAGAGCTGTAACAAGAATTTTCACTCCAGGAACAGTTGTTGAAGACTCAACGCTTAGTGCTAAAGCAAACAATTTTCTTGCAGCACTTATATGGGACGAAGCCAAGTCTGCCGGAGGTCTTGGCTGGATAGATTTTTCGACAGGACAATGGAGTGGTGTTCTAAGTAAAAATGAAGCAAATTTATGGCAGTGGGCTATAAAAGTTGACCCGAAAGAACTTATTCTTCAGCAAGGCAAAGTCGTTCCTACCCAGTATGGAGAGATAAGTGCACGCATAACCCCTGCTCCGTCTGCCGGATTTTTTAATCTGAAAACAGCTCGTGATAATATTTTAGAAGTTCAAAATGTTGCTGATCTGGGAGCACTTGACCTTGAAGATAAGCCGCAACTGACTCAGGCTTGCGGAGCACTGATAGCCTACCTTCGCCAGACACAAATGCAAGAGCTTAGTCACTTAGGAGAATTTAGGCCTCTAAGCCTATCTAAGTATATGATACTAGATGAGGTCACTGAGAGAAATCTTGAACTGTTCAGACGTCTTGACGGAAAAACAGGAAAAGGTACACTTTTAAATGTTTTAGATAAAACAATGACTCCGATGGGAGGAAGACTTCTTTCAACCCGCTTAAAACAGCCTTGGCGAGATTTAGCACCGATTGAACATAATCAAAAAGCGGTAACTTTTTTTTATGAGAATGACTCTATACGCACTACGATTCGTAGACTTTTAGACACTATTTATGACCTGGAACGTCTTTCTACACGTGTTGTTCTCGGTAGAGCCACCCCTAAAGATTTTATAAATCTCAGAGAAAGTCTTAAGAATTTGCCACCGATGCAGTATGAACTTCAAACAGCAATTACAGCTGTTGAAGAAGCTAATACTATCGCAGTTGCACAAGTTATTAGAACTATTGTCGCCAAATGGGATCCGATGGCTGACGTTACGGATCTTTTAGAAAAAGCAATGGTAGACTCTCCTCCTCCTGTAATTACAGAGGGAGGTCTTTTTAAACTCGGTTACAATGCTGAGCTTGACGAATTTATTGAGCTGACTGAGCATGGCGAAGCAAAACTTGCGGAACTTCTTGAGCATGAAAAAGTAAGTTGTGATCTGCCGAAGTTAAAAATCGGGTATAATAAAGTTTTCGGATATTATTTTGAAATTTCCAAAGCATTCAAAGGTCAGGTTCCTGATTATTTTGAACGTCGTCAGACTCTTGTAAATTGTGAAAGATATATTTCTCCTCAGCTAAAAGAACTGGAAGAGAAACTTATTTCAGCATCTGAACAGCGTAAAAAACTGGAATATAATCTTTTCCAAGCCATACGAGATGAAGTTGCTAAAAATCGCAGTCGTTTTATGTTCATGGCTGATGCCATAGCTGCAATAGATTTTTGGCAAGGACTTGCTGAAGCTGCCCGCATAAATCGATGGGTGTGCCCGGAAGTACATGCCGGAATGGAAGTTATCATCACAGAAGGACGTCATCCCGTTGTTGAAGCGGTGCAAGGCTCAGCTAACTATATTCCTAATAGCCTGACAATTGATGAAAAACGACGAATTCTACTCATTACCGGTCCGAACATGGCTGGTAAATCAACTGTACTGCGGCAGATTGCGTTAATGGGAATAATGGCTCAAATGGGCTCCTATATTCCTGCTTCAACTGGACGAATAGGACTTATGGATCGTGTTTTTTCCAGGGTTGGCGCATCGGATAATCTCGCTCAAGGGCAGTCCACATTCATGGTTGAAATGATGGAAACAGCACGCATTTTAAGACAGGCCTCAAAACGCAGTCTTGTTATCCTTGATGAAATTGGACGCGGGACAAGTACTTTTGACGGCCTTGCTTTAGCATGGGCTGTTGTGGAAGAACTTTCAAAGAGAGCTCGCGGTGGTATTCGCACACTTTTTGCGACGCATTATCATGAGCTGACTTCTCTTGAAGGAGTTATTGACGGACTTAGGAATTTTAATATTGCTGTCAGGGAATGGAAAGGTGATATTCTTTTTTTAAGACGCCTTGTTCCGGGACCTGCTGACAAAAGTTATGGTATTGAAGTCGCTAAACTAGCTGGAGTTCCAAAACCTGTTGTTTCACGAGCTAGAGAGATTCTTGCGAATCTCGAAGAAAAATCACATGATAACAACTTGCACTCTGGCACTCAGGCTACTATTGTACAAAGTATACTTCCGGGACTGCTTGCTTCCGGCACAAATGACAAAAATGATACTCCACCTGAAGATCACGAAGTAATTAAAGAACTTCGCCATCTTGATATAAATGGATTATCACCGATTGAAGCTATTACTCTGCTGAATCAGTGGAAAAAATCACTGGGAGACAATTGA
- the lysA gene encoding diaminopimelate decarboxylase, whose translation MNHFEFKKNELFAENVNIAELAKEYGTPLYVYSAATFRRHFKAFDSAFNGLDHLTCFSVKANSNLSLLKLLAEQGAGMDIVSGGELFRALKAGVPANRIVYSGVGKKAYEIAEALKSDILMFNVESVAELHNINDVAISMNKTARISFRINPDVDPKTHPYISTGMKKNKFGLDMETALTAYTTAKELSNIEPIGMDCHIGSQLTTIEPFLEALDKLLAFKDKLSDIGIEITHLDLGGGLGITYDDEQPPHPKEFGEALTKALEDQNLKVILEPGRVISGNAGILVTEIIYTKNTPTKNFLIVDAGMNDLIRPSLYQSYHNISEVVKHERPNVEVDIVGPICESGDFLAHDRELPEMKQGELLAVYSAGAYGFTMSSNYNSRLRAAEIIVDEDDIIVARRRETYEDLLNLES comes from the coding sequence ATGAATCATTTTGAATTTAAAAAGAATGAACTTTTCGCTGAAAATGTTAATATCGCAGAATTAGCCAAAGAGTACGGCACCCCACTCTATGTCTATTCTGCTGCAACCTTCCGTAGACATTTTAAAGCCTTTGATTCAGCTTTTAATGGTTTGGACCACCTTACATGTTTCTCTGTAAAAGCTAATTCCAACTTAAGCCTCCTTAAGCTTCTTGCTGAACAAGGTGCAGGGATGGATATTGTTTCTGGAGGAGAGTTATTCAGAGCGTTAAAAGCCGGTGTTCCAGCTAACCGTATAGTCTACTCCGGCGTAGGCAAAAAAGCGTATGAAATTGCTGAAGCTCTCAAATCCGACATCTTGATGTTCAACGTCGAGTCTGTTGCAGAGCTTCATAATATCAATGATGTTGCAATATCCATGAATAAAACTGCCAGAATCAGTTTTCGTATCAACCCTGACGTTGATCCAAAGACTCATCCGTACATTTCAACCGGAATGAAAAAGAATAAATTCGGTCTCGATATGGAGACAGCTCTTACCGCTTATACAACAGCTAAAGAATTATCTAATATCGAACCAATCGGAATGGATTGTCATATAGGTTCACAGCTGACAACCATTGAGCCTTTCCTCGAAGCTCTTGATAAGCTTCTGGCATTTAAAGATAAACTTTCTGACATAGGCATTGAAATTACTCACCTTGACCTTGGCGGAGGACTCGGAATCACTTATGATGATGAACAGCCTCCTCACCCTAAAGAGTTTGGTGAAGCATTAACAAAAGCACTTGAAGATCAAAACCTTAAAGTTATACTTGAACCTGGTAGAGTTATTTCCGGAAATGCAGGGATTTTAGTTACTGAGATAATTTATACTAAGAATACCCCTACTAAGAACTTCCTTATCGTTGATGCAGGAATGAATGATCTCATCCGCCCTTCTCTTTATCAGTCGTACCACAATATCTCTGAAGTTGTGAAACACGAACGTCCAAATGTAGAAGTTGATATAGTAGGCCCTATTTGTGAATCAGGTGATTTTCTTGCTCATGATCGCGAACTTCCTGAAATGAAACAAGGTGAACTTCTTGCAGTATATTCCGCTGGAGCTTACGGTTTTACCATGTCCTCCAACTATAATTCTCGCCTCAGAGCTGCTGAAATTATTGTTGATGAAGATGATATTATCGTTGCACGTAGAAGAGAGACATACGAGGATCTTCTTAATCTGGAATCTTAA
- a CDS encoding 16S rRNA (uracil(1498)-N(3))-methyltransferase produces MARLNSFYISPENWISPFILEGSEARHMCKVLRTREGDSVRLFDGIGREGIFNIESISKSRVILKLVNENIQTDSRGLTLAIGWNKSNRRNWLLEKSVELQARGLIFFQSEFSQGKVPEIPKATWHEKNIAAAKQCGNVWLPEIETLPGNIEALIKKSKEFSNKIILWEKAEKEAVPDYGVFAQKSTLAVIGPEGGFSAYEAELLLNNEFKKCSLGDSILRWETAALLCLGSAYLEKQKQSL; encoded by the coding sequence ATGGCCCGCCTAAATTCATTTTATATCTCACCGGAAAATTGGATTTCACCTTTTATACTTGAAGGTAGTGAAGCCCGACATATGTGCAAAGTTCTTCGCACCCGCGAAGGTGATTCTGTACGACTTTTTGACGGAATTGGCAGAGAAGGAATCTTTAACATTGAAAGCATTTCTAAAAGCCGTGTAATATTAAAGCTTGTAAATGAAAATATTCAAACGGATTCACGCGGACTTACTCTGGCTATCGGCTGGAATAAATCTAACAGAAGAAATTGGTTGCTAGAAAAAAGTGTAGAACTTCAAGCACGCGGACTTATATTTTTCCAAAGTGAATTTAGTCAGGGTAAAGTTCCCGAAATTCCTAAGGCGACATGGCATGAAAAGAATATTGCTGCGGCTAAACAATGTGGAAATGTTTGGCTTCCGGAAATTGAAACTTTACCTGGAAATATTGAAGCTCTGATTAAAAAATCTAAAGAGTTCTCTAATAAAATTATTTTATGGGAAAAAGCTGAAAAAGAAGCTGTACCAGACTATGGAGTTTTTGCACAAAAATCGACTTTGGCTGTAATTGGTCCAGAGGGTGGATTCAGTGCTTATGAAGCGGAGTTATTGCTAAATAACGAATTTAAAAAATGCAGTCTCGGGGACAGTATTTTACGGTGGGAAACTGCAGCTCTCTTATGTCTTGGATCAGCCTATCTTGAAAAACAAAAACAATCTTTATAA
- a CDS encoding replication-associated recombination protein A yields MKLELTDNQPLADRIRPTTLSQFVGQVHLRERIEAFERSKRLPSLLLFGPPGCGKSTLAMLLAQSTGRHYMRVSAPEAGIASLRKQLAGMDILILDELHRFSKAQQDFFLPILESGEITLLATTTENPSFSVTKQLLSRLHVLRLRPLTKLDLVNIAKRATDELGFELNDESLNLISSMSGGDGRTLLNLLEYTSQLPEEKREPEKLRTVLPETIIRGDRDGDSHYELASAMIKSIRGSDPDAALYYLGCLLESGEDPKFITRRLIISAGEDVGLADPSALTLAVSCQQAVEFIGMPEGFIPLSETVVYLALAPKSNTTYAAYHTVKQEIRQNGMLPVPLHLRNATSAIQKEWGYGRNYKYPHSFPKAWVEQSYLPPELSERSFYQSKDQGEEPRLNAWIKGQKRSYPRREPQSHRNSKK; encoded by the coding sequence GTGAAGCTTGAGCTAACTGACAACCAGCCCCTTGCCGATCGTATACGCCCTACGACTTTATCTCAATTTGTAGGGCAGGTGCACCTTCGTGAACGCATTGAAGCCTTTGAAAGATCTAAAAGATTACCAAGCTTGTTACTTTTCGGTCCTCCAGGATGTGGAAAATCAACACTGGCAATGCTTCTAGCTCAATCAACTGGGCGGCACTACATGCGAGTTAGTGCACCGGAAGCTGGGATTGCTTCACTTAGAAAGCAACTGGCAGGAATGGATATTCTCATTCTTGATGAACTTCATCGTTTTTCTAAAGCTCAACAGGATTTTTTCCTTCCGATTTTAGAATCCGGAGAAATCACTTTACTGGCTACAACGACTGAAAATCCTTCTTTCAGCGTCACAAAGCAACTTTTATCAAGACTTCATGTTTTAAGACTTCGTCCTCTGACTAAGCTGGACTTAGTAAATATTGCTAAAAGAGCAACGGATGAACTCGGCTTTGAATTAAATGATGAAAGTTTAAATCTTATTTCTTCCATGTCAGGAGGAGACGGTCGTACTCTTCTTAATCTGCTTGAATATACTTCGCAGCTTCCTGAAGAAAAAAGAGAACCTGAAAAACTTCGAACTGTTCTTCCTGAAACAATTATTCGAGGAGATCGTGATGGCGATTCTCACTATGAATTAGCTTCTGCCATGATTAAGTCTATTCGGGGAAGTGACCCGGATGCGGCTCTTTATTATTTGGGATGTTTGCTTGAAAGCGGTGAAGATCCAAAATTTATAACCCGCAGACTGATAATTTCAGCAGGTGAAGATGTTGGCCTTGCTGATCCTTCTGCGCTTACTCTAGCTGTTTCATGTCAGCAAGCTGTAGAATTTATTGGTATGCCGGAAGGATTTATACCTCTTTCAGAAACAGTAGTTTACCTTGCGCTTGCTCCTAAAAGCAATACAACTTATGCGGCTTATCACACAGTGAAGCAGGAAATAAGGCAAAATGGAATGCTTCCAGTCCCACTTCATCTCAGGAATGCGACATCTGCTATTCAAAAAGAATGGGGATATGGTCGCAATTATAAATATCCACATTCGTTTCCCAAGGCTTGGGTTGAGCAAAGTTATCTTCCTCCTGAACTTTCTGAACGATCTTTCTATCAGTCCAAAGATCAAGGAGAAGAACCTCGTCTTAACGCATGGATAAAAGGTCAGAAACGATCATACCCAAGAAGGGAACCTCAATCCCATCGAAATTCTAAAAAATAA
- a CDS encoding ATP-binding protein, with protein sequence MASLKKIIIENILTSLNAGLMVISNKGKIIFLNRSACEILGLTLEEHIGSGWGELFITDDVHNIEFNQVIIDAITEQEVGRKHNVFFSLDNKKRTKRLSITSSFLTEDENTLGMVFLFEDVTDIYLSEEREKKMLSRNIELQKERAAGLDSLAQAIAHQVLNPTTVIGGIANLISRKLPADDPLNRDVRVIAEEAKKLEELVKAVRNYSTIPKVKTTEVESDIIFKNAVKVTNKILSETGKDITIKLEGNIPFLKVDKDLFTSAIIELLLNCSNFTSERSTEVRIKIFQIKDIVSIKIIDHGMGIESQYLPYVLDPFFSTKAKGIGMGLSLVKKIIFEHHGKINIESAGDGKGTTVIIYLPCSNGNGNCCS encoded by the coding sequence ATGGCATCGTTAAAAAAAATAATTATTGAAAATATTCTTACCAGTCTAAACGCTGGATTAATGGTTATTTCAAATAAAGGAAAAATTATTTTTTTGAACAGATCCGCTTGTGAAATACTCGGACTTACACTTGAAGAGCATATTGGAAGCGGATGGGGTGAGCTGTTTATTACTGATGATGTTCATAATATAGAATTTAATCAAGTTATTATAGACGCTATTACTGAGCAGGAAGTTGGACGTAAGCATAATGTTTTTTTCAGTCTTGATAATAAAAAGCGTACTAAAAGATTATCAATAACCTCTTCTTTTCTTACAGAAGATGAAAATACATTAGGAATGGTTTTTCTTTTTGAAGACGTTACGGATATTTATCTTTCTGAAGAACGTGAAAAAAAGATGCTATCTAGAAATATTGAGTTGCAAAAAGAACGTGCCGCAGGGCTTGATAGTCTTGCACAAGCTATCGCTCATCAAGTTTTAAACCCCACAACAGTCATTGGAGGAATAGCAAATTTAATTTCCAGAAAACTTCCTGCAGATGATCCTTTAAATCGAGATGTTAGAGTTATTGCTGAAGAAGCAAAAAAATTAGAAGAATTGGTAAAGGCTGTAAGAAACTACTCCACTATTCCAAAAGTAAAAACTACAGAAGTAGAAAGTGATATTATTTTCAAAAACGCAGTTAAAGTTACAAATAAAATACTGTCAGAAACAGGTAAAGATATTACCATTAAACTAGAAGGTAATATTCCATTCTTAAAAGTAGATAAGGATTTGTTTACTTCCGCTATTATTGAACTCTTACTAAATTGCAGTAATTTTACATCGGAACGATCAACTGAGGTCAGGATTAAAATTTTCCAAATAAAAGACATTGTATCAATTAAAATAATTGATCACGGTATGGGAATTGAATCTCAATACCTACCTTATGTACTCGACCCCTTCTTCTCAACAAAAGCAAAAGGAATAGGTATGGGACTTTCGCTAGTTAAAAAAATTATTTTTGAACACCATGGGAAAATAAACATTGAAAGTGCCGGAGATGGTAAAGGTACGACCGTAATAATTTATCTACCATGCTCAAATGGTAATGGGAATTGTTGCTCATAG
- a CDS encoding HDOD domain-containing protein, with the protein MHTVGIDDLEPGMILARDLFQSGRLLLPSGSVVTSSNITFFQRQGIEKITVYSSPISEPDEEILKKSFGYVRDYFMFVNHDHPAMIKMFDIAVYRTAIKLMEGWSLPTYEEQTVSELDDMRDLFFRDEGKVEDVVDAEIKIASFPDIFFKVKKVVDDPTASAQEIAAVVGLDVGISTQLLKLVNSPLYGFPSEVNSLVRAVALVGSRELCTLALGLSTISYFKDIPPELIDMRTFWMHSLTCGVFAKIIAEKVKGVVPEVMFTAGLLHDVGKLIIFKKMPCSSIQAMLSARENFIPLVEAEDMTLGFNHTEVAKYMLGKWNFPIELTEIIANHHSPHTSEYKIQATILQVADNLANAIGISDGGMYVLPGIEDGAWELLGIDAESLSEIVEDYDLQIEELFQAFFN; encoded by the coding sequence ATGCATACTGTTGGCATTGATGATCTTGAACCAGGCATGATTTTAGCTAGAGACTTATTTCAGTCAGGAAGATTGTTGCTTCCGTCCGGTTCAGTAGTGACAAGTAGTAATATAACTTTTTTTCAAAGGCAGGGTATCGAAAAGATAACTGTCTATAGTTCCCCTATATCTGAACCTGATGAAGAAATTCTAAAGAAATCTTTTGGTTATGTTCGTGATTATTTTATGTTTGTAAATCACGATCATCCTGCGATGATTAAAATGTTTGATATTGCTGTTTATAGAACTGCAATAAAATTGATGGAAGGGTGGTCTCTTCCTACATATGAAGAGCAAACTGTTTCAGAACTTGATGATATGCGAGATCTTTTTTTTAGAGATGAAGGTAAAGTTGAAGATGTTGTTGATGCTGAGATTAAAATTGCTTCTTTTCCTGATATTTTTTTCAAAGTAAAAAAAGTCGTTGATGATCCGACCGCTTCTGCTCAAGAAATTGCAGCTGTTGTGGGTCTTGATGTAGGCATTTCCACCCAGTTGCTGAAACTTGTGAATAGTCCTCTTTATGGATTCCCCTCCGAGGTTAACTCACTTGTCCGCGCAGTTGCTCTTGTAGGGAGCAGAGAGCTCTGTACACTCGCTCTTGGACTTTCAACTATAAGTTATTTTAAAGATATTCCGCCTGAACTTATTGATATGCGCACATTTTGGATGCATTCTTTAACTTGTGGAGTTTTTGCTAAAATTATTGCTGAAAAGGTGAAAGGAGTTGTTCCTGAAGTCATGTTTACCGCTGGATTACTTCATGATGTTGGTAAACTTATTATTTTCAAAAAAATGCCATGCAGCTCCATTCAGGCAATGCTTTCTGCTCGTGAGAATTTCATTCCACTGGTTGAAGCAGAGGATATGACTTTAGGATTTAATCATACTGAAGTCGCAAAATACATGCTAGGAAAATGGAATTTTCCTATTGAACTAACTGAAATTATTGCTAATCATCATTCACCGCATACATCGGAATATAAAATTCAAGCAACAATTCTTCAAGTTGCTGACAATCTAGCAAATGCTATAGGTATTTCTGATGGAGGAATGTATGTGCTCCCAGGGATTGAAGATGGAGCATGGGAATTACTTGGAATTGATGCAGAAAGCTTGTCTGAAATTGTTGAAGATTACGATCTTCAAATAGAAGAACTTTTCCAAGCTTTTTTTAACTGA